The following are encoded in a window of Elusimicrobiota bacterium genomic DNA:
- a CDS encoding TIM barrel protein: DRLIHVHLSDNKGGYNDLHIPLGTGNVNWEDAVGLLKRIGYNDTITLEVFSRDRDYLLLTKQKVQKLVRTVPDLKFSIFNFD; the protein is encoded by the coding sequence AGACCGACTTATCCATGTTCATCTCTCGGATAATAAAGGCGGCTACAATGACCTGCATATCCCGTTAGGCACTGGAAATGTTAACTGGGAGGATGCTGTTGGACTTCTTAAAAGAATTGGCTATAACGATACAATCACACTTGAAGTTTTTTCACGAGACCGCGACTATTTACTTCTAACAAAACAAAAAGTTCAGAAACTGGTGCGAACTGTGCCAGACTTGAAATTTTCAATTTTCAATTTTGATTGA
- the trpD gene encoding anthranilate phosphoribosyltransferase, with protein sequence MIKEAIAKVVQKENLSEKEATDVMTEIMTGQATEAQIASFITALRMKGETVEEITGCAKVMREHATQITIKKHAVDIDRDEINIDWETIVDTCGTGGDKTKTFNISTATTFVVAGCGVVVAKHGNRAVSSKCGSADVLEELGINLELPPQKVEECINKISIGFLFAPMLHSAMKYAIGPRRQIGIRTIFNILGPLTNPANANAQVLGVYSSELTEPLAYVLKNLGTKSAFVVHGMDSIDEISITGKTQISELQNGRIKTYTVKPEDFGLKKAKQEDIAGGDAKENAKIILDILSGKRGPKRDIVVLNAAFALTAAEKSKNIKDGIELAEKSIDLGKAFKKLEELKKYCGK encoded by the coding sequence ATGATTAAAGAAGCGATTGCGAAAGTTGTGCAGAAGGAAAATCTTTCTGAAAAAGAAGCGACTGATGTAATGACGGAAATTATGACAGGTCAGGCAACCGAAGCGCAGATTGCATCATTCATCACTGCATTGCGAATGAAAGGCGAAACAGTTGAAGAAATAACCGGTTGTGCAAAAGTGATGCGTGAACATGCAACACAAATTACCATCAAAAAACACGCGGTTGATATTGACAGAGACGAAATCAATATTGACTGGGAAACGATTGTGGATACCTGTGGAACCGGTGGTGATAAAACAAAGACATTTAATATTTCTACTGCTACTACCTTTGTTGTTGCAGGTTGTGGTGTTGTGGTAGCAAAACATGGTAATCGTGCTGTTTCATCAAAATGCGGTAGTGCTGATGTGCTTGAAGAACTCGGAATAAACCTTGAATTACCACCACAAAAAGTTGAAGAGTGTATAAATAAAATTAGTATCGGTTTTTTGTTCGCACCTATGCTTCATTCTGCAATGAAATATGCAATCGGGCCTCGTCGGCAAATTGGTATCAGAACAATTTTTAATATTTTAGGTCCTCTCACTAATCCTGCGAATGCTAATGCTCAGGTGCTTGGTGTTTATTCTTCAGAACTTACAGAACCACTTGCATATGTCTTAAAAAATCTTGGAACAAAATCTGCATTCGTTGTTCACGGGATGGATTCTATCGACGAAATATCAATCACAGGCAAGACACAAATTTCTGAATTACAAAATGGCAGGATTAAAACATACACAGTAAAACCGGAAGATTTCGGGCTCAAAAAAGCAAAACAGGAAGATATTGCAGGTGGTGATGCGAAAGAAAATGCAAAAATAATTCTTGATATACTTTCTGGTAAAAGAGGACCCAAACGGGATATCGTAGTTTTGAATGCTGCGTTTGCATTAACCGCTGCTGAAAAATCAAAAAATATAAAAGATGGAATTGAATTGGCTGAGAAATCAATTGATTTAGGTAA